One region of Gossypium raimondii isolate GPD5lz chromosome 6, ASM2569854v1, whole genome shotgun sequence genomic DNA includes:
- the LOC105773137 gene encoding adenine phosphoribosyltransferase 5 — translation MVEMFAAENGLKGDPRLQAISNAIRVVPHFPKQGIMFQDITTLLLDHKAFKNTVDIFVDRYKDMNISVVAGVEARGFMFGPTIALAIGAKFVPLRKPKKLPGEVIAEAYELEYGSDCLEMHVGAVEAGERAIVIDDLVATGGTLSAAISLLERVGAEVVECACVIGLREVKGQRRLNGKPLYILVEPREIDSC, via the exons atggtggaaatgtTTGCGGCTGAGAATGGACTTAAAGGAGACCCAAGGCTTCAAGCTATATCAAACGCCATAAGGGTTGTTCCTCACTTCCCAAAACAAG GGATTATGTTCCAAGACATAACAACTTTGTTGTTGGATCACAAGGCGTTTAAAAATACGGTGGACATATTTGTCGATCGATATAAAGACATGAATATCTCTGTCGTTGCtg GAGTTGAAGCAAGAGGATTCATGTTTGGTCCAACGATTGCCTTAGCCATTGGTGCGAAGTTTGTTCCTCTGCGAAAACCCAAAAAGTTGCCAG GTGAAGTGATAGCAGAAGCTTATGAGCTGGAGTATGGAAGTGACTGCTTGGAGATGCATGTTGGTGCTGTTGAGGCAGGGGAACGTGCTATTGTGATTGATGATTTGGTTGCAACTGGTGGAACTCTCTCTGCTGCCATTTCACTCTTAG AACGTGTTGGTGCTGAAGTGGTGGAATGTGCATGTGTTATCGGACTCCGGGAGGTTAAG GGACAACGTAGGCTTAATGGAAAGCCACTTTATATTCTTGTGGAGCCACGTGAAATAGATAGCTGTTGA
- the LOC105773136 gene encoding PX domain-containing protein EREL1 isoform X3, with the protein MTKLLSDIDMSRSVSVASFLELEAAARSSFQELNECSSEANIAGNSTISSKVPSSSSISHFAGGSSITSDYGSDTAYETSELGTPRLGRDDSSEIGSGDLTLDEDLTGSIEKLVKYGMSNIDEGLFMGQAILEQLEDFPRHRTLAINMNSTSEKDIYNGNGSRASFTTGNGLELFSELEPAKVAGHARKLSTESFGSDVSFLRGSDMSISGIPNSSVNGFVDLPGTSEVLYTRGSLGNSDPQSSGDTKIVLPLDQRHKMNRVLLTMQRKLATAKTDMEDLVARLNQEIAVKGYLTTKVKDLEVELESTKQKSKENLQQAILIERERFTQMQWEMEELRQKSLEMELKLNPNQVMYLTNQLLFILKIYFSLLLPYGAVCTCMIWMISADFSQFKDEKQITETTNQLAAEEKDAMLQELNATKEQLNSISKRYEELELKSKADIKVLVKEVKSLRKSQKELKQEVGQSLSEKAEAEVQLVQERQIIKHVRNAREKLLNKCRLLHNRLLECSVNLSTDDENLIKDSSFVQEALDLLTTSDNKIILLLDEVQLLAKEEGSATGNDDIQLNNHYDSRTDDELRKIIAGIFTENANLKKQVNSHLRHKLKCDNHVKE; encoded by the exons CATTCCAAGAATTAAACGAATGCTCATCAGAAGCTAATATTGCTGGAAATAGCACAATTTCTTCAAAAGTTCCTTCCAGTTCAAGTATATCTCATTTTGCTGGTGGTTCGTCAATCACATCAGATTATGGTAGTGATACTGCTTATGAGACATCTGAGCTTGGGACACCTAGGTTGGGGAGAGATGACAGTTCTGAAATTGGTTCAGGAGATCTGACACTGGATGAAGATTTAACAGGTTCAATAGAAAAACTTGTGAAGTATGGTATGTCGAATATTGATGAGGGACTATTCATGGGACAGGCAATTTTGGAGCAGCTAGAAGATTTTCCTAGGCATAGAACATTGGCCATAAACATGAATAGTACTTCAGAGaaagatatttataatggaAACGGGTCCAGAGCTTCATTTACTACCGGTAATGGATTGGAACTCTTTTCTGAGCTAGAGCCGGCTAAAGTGGCTGGTCATGCTCGGAAGTTATCAACTGAAAGTTTTGGAAGTGATGTAAGTTTTCTGAGAGGTAGTGATATGTCCATTTCTGGGATTCCAAATTCATCTGTTAATGGCTTTGTTGACCTTCCTGGAACTTCTGAAGTATTATATACAAGGGGAAGTCTTGGAAACTCAGATCCTCAGTCTTCTGGAGATACAAAAATTGTTCTTCCATTGGATCAGCGTCATAAGATGAATAGGGTTCTTTTAACCATGCAGCGGAAACTAGCCACTGCAAAAACTGACATGGAGGATCTAGTAGCCAGATTAAATCAAGAAATAGCAGTGAAAGGCTATCTTACCACAAAG GTTAAGGATTTGGAAGTGGAACTTGAAAGCACCAAacaaaaaagtaaagaaaaccTGCAGCAAGCTATCCTGATTGAGAGAGAAAGGTTTACGCAAATGCAGTGGGAGATGGAAGAACTTCGGCAGAAATCATTGGAAATGGAGTTGAAGTTGAATCCTAATCAGGTAATGTATTTAACTAATCAACTcctttttattcttaaaatttatttttctttgttactGCCATATGGTGCAGTGTGCACGTGCATGATATGGATGATTTCCGcagatttttctcaatttaag GATGAGAAGCAAATAACAGAGACAACCAACCAATTGGCTGCTGAGGAGAAAGATGCAATGCTGCAAGAGTTAAATGCTACTAAGGAACAGCTGAACAGTATATCAAAGCGATATGAAGAGCTAGAGCTTAAATCAAAAGCAGATATTAAAGTTCTGGTTAAAGAGGTTAAGTCTCTCAGGAAATCCCAAAAGGAACTGAAGCAGGAGGTTGGTCAGTCACTATCAGAAAAAGCTGAAGCTGAG GTACAACTAGTACAGGAAAGACAAATAATTAAGCATGTAAGAAATGCTAGAGAAAAGCTGCTCAACAAGTGCCGGCTTCTTCACAACCGGCTTCTTGAATGCAGTGTGAATTTGTCTACAGATGATGAAAATTTAATCAAAGATTCTTCCTTTGTTCAAGAAGCACTGGATTTGTTGACTACATCTGATAATAAAATCATTCTCCTACTTGACGAG GTGCAACTATTAGCCAAGGAAGAAGGCAGTGCCACTGGCAATGATGATATCCAATTGAACAACCACTACGATAGTAGAACAGATGATGAGCTAAGGAAGATCATAGCAGGCATTTTCACCGAGAATGCTAACTTAAAAAAACAGGTAAATTCTCATCTACGGCATAAACTGAAATGTGATAATCATGTCAAAGAATAA